The genomic window ACGCGCAGCGAGCGCTCCACCTCGACGGTGAAGTCGACGTGGCCGGGCGTGTCGATGATGTTGATCTGGTTCTTGTTCCAGAAGCAGGTCACGGCGGCCGACGTGATCGTGATGCCGCGCTCCTTCTCCTGCTCCATCCAGTCGGTGGTCGAGGCGCCGTCGTGCGTCTCGCCGATCTTGTGGTTGACGCCCGTGTAGAACAGGATGCGCTCGGTGGTGGTGGTCTTGCCGGCATCGATGTGCGCCATGATGCCGATGTTGCGGACCTTGCTCAGGTCGGTGAGCACGTCAAGTGCCACGGGGTTCCTCCGAATGGTCGGGAAGGTGTGAGTGAGGGGGGAGCGGATGCCGCGTGGCGTCCGCGAGCGCACGGCCCGCGGCATCCGCTCGGGCCGCTACCAGCGGTAGTGGGCGAAGGCGCGGTTCGACTCGGCCATCTTGTGGGTGTCCTCGCGGCGCTTGACCGCGGCACCGAGGCCGTTCGACGCGTCGAGGATCTCGTTGGTGAGACGCTCGGTCATGGTCTTCTCGCGGCGGGCCTTGGCGTAGCTGGTGAGCCAGCGCAGCGCCAGGGTGTTCGCGCGGTGGGGCTTGACCTCGACGGGGACCTGGTAGGTCGAGCCGCCGACGCGGCGCGACCGGACCTCGAGGGTCGGGCGCACGTTGTCGAGGGCCTTCTTGAGGGTGGCGACGGCGTCCTGGCCGGACTTGTTCGCGACGTTCTCGAGCGCCTCGTAGACGATGCGCTGCGCGAGGTCCTTCTTGCCGTCGATCAGGATCTTGTTGACGAGCTGGCTGACGACCGGCGAGCCGTAGACGGGGTCGGCGACGACGGGGCGCTTCGGAGCGGGTCCCTTGCGAGGCATTACTTCTTCTCCATCTTCGCGCCGTAGCGGCTGCGGGCCTGCTTGCGGTTCTTCACGGCCTGCGTGTCGAGCGCGCCGCGGATGATCTTGTAGCGCACGCCGGGGAGGTCCTTCACACGACCGCCGCGGACGAGCACCATCGAGTGCTCCTGCAGGTTGTGGCCCTCACCGGGGATGTAGGCCGTGACCTCGGTGCCGTTCGAGAGCTTCACGCGGGCGACCTTGCGCAGCGCCGAGTTCGGCTTCTTGGGGGTGGTGGTGTACACGCGGGTGCACACGCCGCGCTGCTGGGGGTTGGCCTTCAGGGCGGGCGCCTTGGTCTTGGTGACCTTGGGCGAGCGACCCTTGCGGACCAACTGCTGAATGGTTGGCACTGCTTCTCCTCGTTGGTGCTGCACGGTGACAGCGCTGATGGATTTCACATCACGACCCACCGGCACCGCCGAGCGGCGGAGCCTGTTCGTGGTGGGTATGCCGTGGGGGCGGCCGGGTCGATGGCGATCCCGCGCCCTGTGTGTACGTCTGTGAGAACCCGCGCCCCGCCCCCGGCATTCCGCGGGCACGACGCGAGCGCGCGGCAAAGCGCACACCCGGTCAATGGTAATCCGGCGTCACGATGCGGTCAAATGGGCGGATGCCTCGAGCCTACGCCGCGGGCGAACGGCGCCGAGGGCTCAGCCGGGCCAGCCGGGCGCGTCGAGCTCGCGGTCGAGGTCGGCGAGCAGGTCGGCGACCTGCGGCTCGACGTGGCGCTCGACCGCCGCGGCGATCCGGGACCGGTGGTGCGCGAGTTCGACGCAGATGCGGCGGCCCAGCTGTTTGGCGAACTCGTCGGCCAGGCGCACCTCCTCGCGGAGCGCCTCCTTCTCCTGCGGCGTGAACGGACGCGGCGCGGGCTCGGCGGACTCGGCCGCGGCATCCGCCTCGAGGCCCTGCAGCGTGAACAGGAACGGTTGCCCGGGCGTCGGCTCCGGGTCGAGATCGAGGCCGAGGAACTCCGGGTCCAGTCCCTCCCCCGCACGGTACGGCCGGCGCGCCTTGCGGTCCTCGGCGAGCCGGATCTCGCGGTGCAGCATGGGCAGGTTGCGCGCGGTGTAGTCGTCGACCGCCGCGTCGATGATGCCCTTCATGCGCATCGAGAACGCGTGCTGGACCGGGTGCGGCACGTCGACGTCGAGCCCGGCCGCGGCGAGGATCGGCGAGCCGAAGCACCGCGTGCAGAGGCGCACTCGACCGCGGTGCGTGCCCGGCCGCCATCGCGGAAGCCACGCGAGCCAGCGGTCGACCTCGTGGCTCACCCGGGCCTCGACCGATCCCTCCACGCGGTTCACCCTACTGCGGGCCCGGCGCGGCCGGGCGCAGGCGGCGAACGGATGTCACGACGAGCCCGGTCGCGTCACTCCTCGTCGTCGCGCTCCCACGGCCATCGCGGCCGCTCGACGCCGCCGCGCTGCGCCCGTGCGGTGACCGCGGCCAGCAGCGCGACGAGCGCCGCGGAGACGGGGATGATGAGGCCGAATCCCACGGTCATGAACGAGAGCGCGAAGATCAGGGCGGCCAGCAGCGTGCCGGTCGCGGCCGCGTACGCGACGGTGGCCGCGAGGACGCCCGCGGCCCACGTGACGACGAGGGCGAGCCCGGCGAGCGACCAGGGCCGGACGCCGCGATCCAGGGCGACGCCGAGCAGCAGGAGCAGCGCGAGGACCGCCGCCCCGATCGTGATCGGGCCGACCAGCCGGCCCGCGGCCGGGTCGGCGATGGGCTCGGCGTCGGCGAACAGGCTCACGAGCCCGAACGCCGCGACCACGAGCGCGACCTCGAGCGCGGCCGCGAATCCCGCGACGGCCCATGCATTGCCCGAGTTCGTCGCCACGCCCCGAGCCTACGCCGGTCCGCGGCGGGCCCGGCTGCGTTCGTGCGCCCACGCCCAGCGGCCGAGGCCGCCCGGCGGCACGGCCGCCGCGTCGCGGCGCGTGTCCTCGTCGATGGCGCCCGACGCGACCAGGCGGTCGAGCGCATCCTCGCGGTCACGGTCGAGCCGCGACCGCAGCTCGGGCGGCAGCGCCTCCACGAGGCGTCGAAGCCGGTCGGCGGCGCCCTCGCTCCCCCCGTGCGGCGCCGCGGTGCGCGCCCGGCGACGCTCGAGCACGAGCCAGGCCACGAGCACCACGGTCATGGCCGCGGCGGAGAACGCCGCGGGCCACGCGAGCGGCTCCGGCCGCTGGAGGGCGATCAACGCCGCGAACGTCGCGCCGAGCGCGGAGAACGGGACGGCGACGGCACCGAGGAGCAGCCCGGTCGCCGACTCGACGGGCGCGCCGCGCCGCGCGCGGCGCAGCTGGACCAGCCGCCCCGCGACCTGCGCGAGCGAGAGGGCGATCGTCGCCGCGAGCGGACCAGTGAGCGACTGGTCGAGGCGGATCGCGGCGATGAGCATCCCCGGCACCACGAACGGCACGAGCGCGAGGGCGAACGCGCCGGCTCCCACCCACGCCGACCGGCGACCGGGCGGCGGCGCGTCCAGCTCGGCATTCACGGCCTCCCACGCCTCGATGAGTTCCGGAGCGGCGGCGAGCTGGGCGCGCTCGAGGCGGCGCCAGTCGAGGGCGTCCTGCCCCGCCGCGACCGCTTCGGCGTGCCCGACGGCCGACGACGGCACCGGCCGGGGAGCGGCGCCGTGCGTGGCGGCCGGACGGTCGGCGTCGTTCATTCGGCGAACCGCAGGGTCTCGGCCGCCGCGCGCAGCGGTGCGTGGAGCAGGCCGACCATCGTGGTCGTCGTGGGCGACGACGTCAGGCGCACCGACCCTCGCGGACCGGACAGCAGGCAGCCGACGCCGGCCACGGGCGGCTCCCCGGGTGCCGACGGCAGGACGAACGCGGAGATCACGCCGCCCCCGACGCCGGGCGCCTCGATCGGGTCGACGCTCGGCGGAATGGCCAGCGGGATGCCGCCGACCAGCTCGCGGACGGGGTCGTCGCCGGAGCGCAGCGGCGGCGCGATCTCGACGTGGACCAGCACGGCATCCGGCCGGGGCGCCGGCCAGAACAGCAGCCCGAACACGGCGGCCGGGACGAGCGAGTCGACGGCGCCGGCCGCGATCGCGTCGACGGCGACGCGCTCGTCCTCGTCGGCGTCGGGCCGCACCGACCGGTACCGTTCGACGATGCCGCGCTCCCAGGCGACGCGGTCGGCGAACCCCGGCGCGGGGAAGGCCGCAGGCAGGTGGGCCCAGAACCGCTCGTCGAGGTCGATGTCGAGCCTCATGCGCGGCGCCACGAGAACGTGCTCACGATCGCGTCGCTGAGCTCGAGCATGCGCTCGACGACCGGCCGCCACGATTCGTCGGGGTCGTCGGCGGGGTGCACGGCGACCGCGGTGAACTGGAGGGCGTGCGTGCGCCGATCGGGGAACGGCGTGAGGTAGGCCGCGGTGCGCTGCCCGACGGTCGCGGTGCCGACGGCCATCGTCGACTCCCGCTCCCAGCGGACGAACCGCTTGTCGCCGTGCAGCGGAGTCGCGCCGCCGCGGATGAGCTCCGCGACGACGCCGTCGAGGGTGCCGCCGCCGGGCGCCGTGCGCACCGCGGCCGTGATCGACATCGGCAGGACGAGCTCGTCGGCCCACCCCTGCACCTGCAGGTACAGGCGGTGCGTGTTCGCGGAGCGCAGTCCGGCGAACGCCCGCCCGCTGAGCGCGCGGAGCTGCGCGTACAGGTCGGGCCGGTGCTGGTCGCGCAGGCGCGCGGCGGCGAGATCGACCAGGGCGCGCTCGGACTCGACGGAGGCGTCGTGCTCCTCCCAGCCGGACGGGAGCACGAGGGCGTACTCCGGCACGGCGCGCTGTGCGCCGAGGAGTTCGTCTCGGAGGGTCATCGATCGGTCCGCCTCGGGTTCGGTTCGAAGTCTCACGCGGCGAGCTGCGCTTCCCAGGTCTCCACGTCGTCGGTGAAGAGGTCGCCGATCGCGTCGGCGATCCCCATGCCCGCGGCGACCGGTGAGTTCACCACCCAACCGTAATGCCCGAGGACGTGCCCCGCGGCACCCCACCCGCTGGAGAGGAGCCGCTCGGACTCGTCGCCGAACCCGATGCCCATGAGGCGCGCCGCCATGTCGGCCGTCGAGTGGCCGCCGCGCATCGCCGCGGTGAACGACGTGAACGGGCTCGCCTGGAAGACCCGGCTGGTGGCGTAGACGTCAGGGAAGCGCGTGATCGCGTTGGAGATCGTGGACCGCCCGGCGGCCGTTCCGAGGCCGCCGACCATGTCGTCGAG from Agromyces aurantiacus includes these protein-coding regions:
- the rpsG gene encoding 30S ribosomal protein S7, producing the protein MPRKGPAPKRPVVADPVYGSPVVSQLVNKILIDGKKDLAQRIVYEALENVANKSGQDAVATLKKALDNVRPTLEVRSRRVGGSTYQVPVEVKPHRANTLALRWLTSYAKARREKTMTERLTNEILDASNGLGAAVKRREDTHKMAESNRAFAHYRW
- the rpsL gene encoding 30S ribosomal protein S12 translates to MPTIQQLVRKGRSPKVTKTKAPALKANPQQRGVCTRVYTTTPKKPNSALRKVARVKLSNGTEVTAYIPGEGHNLQEHSMVLVRGGRVKDLPGVRYKIIRGALDTQAVKNRKQARSRYGAKMEKK
- a CDS encoding spermidine/putrescine ABC transporter substrate-binding protein, with translation MEGSVEARVSHEVDRWLAWLPRWRPGTHRGRVRLCTRCFGSPILAAAGLDVDVPHPVQHAFSMRMKGIIDAAVDDYTARNLPMLHREIRLAEDRKARRPYRAGEGLDPEFLGLDLDPEPTPGQPFLFTLQGLEADAAAESAEPAPRPFTPQEKEALREEVRLADEFAKQLGRRICVELAHHRSRIAAAVERHVEPQVADLLADLDRELDAPGWPG